TGCATTTGCGGGAGCCTAATTCCAGCATGACCCTCACGCAGCATTACTCCAGAGAAccatggctgtgctgtgcagccagaGGTCTGCCTTGAATAAAGGAAGCAAGAAGCAGTGCTGAAAAAGTCCAACTCATGCATCAAGTGTCATGAAAATTAAACTTCAGATActgcagttttgcttctttaacAGAAAGGGAGGAAGCAATTGCATCCCCTCTTACGGATAACAACAACGGATAACATTTgtgggcttttatttttatcaaaataagTCCCTGCAGTTGCACACCATTTCTAACAGTCCAACCCAACAGTGAGAGAGCAAATACACCCTGCAAAATCCCTTGCAGAGAAGAGAGCTCTTGAGCCATACAAGTCTTTCAGATCCATTTAACTCAGCTTACAGCAGAAAGACCATGGGCTCCATTTGGCCTGGGTCAGGGCAAGCTATTGGCTTTAGGCAGATGCTCTGTTTACTGTGGAATAAACAGCAAGCCCTTCCATGCTCACTCACTCTCTTTGTTCAGGATTTCTGCTTGCACACCAACAGCCACATAGTGCAAAACTTGGAGAGTGGGAACCACCTCACGGAGTGTCCTGCATGGCCTGTGCTGGTCTGGAGGAGGTGGTCTGCCCACAGGGAAAGTGGGCTCCGTTCCCATTGGTGACTCAGAGGGAACTGAAATGAGGCGAGGATCTACACTATCACTCATTAGTGAGCAGCGTGCTGCttcctaggaaaaaaagcactggagaaACTTCATCAGCAGGGTAATTAAATGGCCATGAGGAAAAGTTGCTACGGAAGAGctataaatgaataattttacagaagggggagagggagggaggaaaaagaaatatcctCCCTGCAGACGTGCTGCTTTCTTATTGGCCTTGTAAGTACTGCTAACAGGGAAACAGCGCTCCTAAGGAAAGAGCAACTCTGCCGGCACGGTGGCTTACCTTCTGGTGCCCTCTAGTGCCAACAGCTGAGCTGGCCTGGCAGCTCCGGCCCCACCGCCATCCCACCCGGCTGGGAGCTTCTCACCACCCTTCCTGCCTTTATTATGCATCACCCCTGCTCGCACCAAACCTGCTTTGCTAGAGGTGTCCCAATGCACTAGTTTTAAGCAAGGAAATAATCTATGCTTTAGAAGATTCCCCCCAGATCCCTGAGCAGGCCCATTCCTGCCCCCCTCAAATTAGAAGGCCATGAGCTCACCAGAAggcaaagagagaaggaaagggacgAAAGTCCTTGGGGAAGCTCAAACTCCTTCCTGGTGCATCATGTGGCAGGGCGACAAATCGGCTATAGCCACACACCAGAGATGCACTGAGATCTTGTATCCAAGGTCAGGCGACCGTGTGAggtcaaaacaaaaagaaacaacaaaagccaCAACCAGTATAGTACTTCTCATTCTCTCAACATTTCCCATGGGCTTTGGGGTCTGATTCAGAAGCTCTGTGCAAGAAGTACTGATGGTAAGTGTGACTCACTACATTTGCCCCATTCCTTTTTAGTGGGACATTTCATCCTCGACTTGACCTAATCTCTTCCTACTGAGAAGCACTAAAATGAGTCTCCTTCAGCTTCTTACATGCCACCCACTCTGGCCTGCTTTAGGACTTTCCTCCAGGCAATAAGGTGGCTTTGCTCACAGGAGCACAGTTCGTTGCTGGGGCAAGTGAAAGGCAACAAGCACCTGAGCTCACCTGAAACAAGCAGACACACACAGACTGAGGTCCACCATGCCCTTAGTGGTGATAGTTCATTTTCTACTCTCCTGAGTCTGGCAGCTGGTGATTTTAGCTGTATCCACATCATGAGAAGCAAGACCCATCTTTTCTGTCACTCTTCGCCACACACAGCCACCCATATACAAGCCAAGAACCCCACCCCAAGGGCTCCCTGCCCATTTCATAGGGGTTACATTTCCCCCATGAATCTTAAAGCATATGACCGTTACTCTTATTACCCCACAACACGTCCCAGAGCACCAGATGGTGTTACATCACACATATCTGCCCACGTTTCTGTGCAGCCCTTAGAAGATCACAAAGCAAAAGTCCCCATCTGAGGTGGGACTTGCAGTCACCAAGGCAGGGCTGTGAGGCATGCAGTCATCAGCAGGAGACAAAGTCAGTCTCAGAGCCGTGATCATtcagggtgattttttttttttctagggtttaggacaatttttttcttccctcccagccAATAAAAAGCGCTCACAGAGGCACATCTTCccctgcaggaagcagggcaGTCACTGCCTGCGTTGGCAGGCTCCGCTTCTGAAGCGGTGGAGATGGCAGCAAACTTGACCCGCAGCTTCGTCGTGCTTTGCTGGTTAGCGCTCTGGGGCCTCACCTGCACTTGTGATGGTAAGAGtgggaaataatttctgttttccttgtgcTTCAGGTCCTGGGAGCGTGGCTTTTCTTTAACTGCTGCCCTCCAACTGCAGCTGAAACTTTAGGCGCTTAAAAGACTTTCTCTCCCTGTAGCAAGGCACATTATCCAGGAACACCATCTAACAATTTCAAAGTCAACTTATGGTTTTAACTTATTTGTCAGTGTTTAAACTCTGCATGACCTTGCTTACTAAATCTAAAGACTGTGGTAACAATTTGTCTGATAAGTACAGATGGGCACCTGAGTCAGTACCGATTAGATGACTTTAGTGTCACATTACTCCCTatcacttctttctttgctgaGCAAGGCAACCCTCTTGATGGCAGCTAGCCTTAAATCTTTGGAATGGAAGTGGCAGACAggaatgttttttctctgaaggTTTTAGCTCTGCTACAGTGTTACTTCTGCACGTAGGAGCCAAAAGTATGAACACGCTCAGGCCTTTGGTTAGCCAGCAGCTTTTTGTTTCGGCTGTGGTTTCCTCTGGGGGTTGCAGAGGCATGCAGGAACTCTGCTGCGTCTTACACATAAAGATAAAACCTAGCCTTGCTCCTAGTAATGGGGGAAGAGGTTTTGAAAGTACCtcatggaggggaaaaaaatatatatatgttgcaAGAGTGTCCCTATTTGCTTCCCTGCAGGCTGGGAGGGAACATCCATAGGATTACTCTCATACTGCAGGAACAGGACCTCCAAGTTATTTCTCAATGAGGAAAGCGCAGGAGAGATCCTTTGATAAAACACTTGGCTCACCTCTGTAAGAACAGCCCTCTCTTGTTTAATAACAGGCAGTGGCCTGCTAACTCAGAGCAAGAGAAGTCTACCCTACTACTCTGCTGTAGAAGTAGGAGGAGGGAAGCTAGATTTCCCCACATCCGAACCCAGAAGTACAATGAGGTCTATAAATACAAATGCTCTGACCATAAGCTTCTCCCCACAGGGCAGCAGAATTTGTTTCTCCAGCTTGTGAGACCACATCCTCTGAGAGCTGTAAAGCTGTCAGTGCCAGGCGAGGGCACTCAGTGCCTCCCCTCCCACCCGGGCTGGGACTCCTGTCAGGAAGGTTTGTAGCAAGGAGAACTGCAGGCGCCTCACACCAGAGAGTTTCAGGATTTTGTAAAAAACAGTGGTACAAACTATTCCAAACAGCAAAAGTTATTTCAGACCATTGCATGCAACACaattttatatttgctttacCCCAGCGTGAGTCATACTCAATAGAGTGAGTATGGGTGACATCTTACCCCCTTGGGTGAAAGAGGTAAGATGCCCAGTAGCCCTTAATGAAAGCTGGAGCAAAAATACAGCAGCTTATCATCTGCCTGTGACACATGGTACAAGTCCCACCAGCTTCTACACGCCTAGGCCACACAAGGTCCAGTTTGATAGACTGAACTCACCTCTTCAGACGTTGCATTTCAGAGTACTTGCCACATGTGAGACTGCTGCACCTATGAGGCAGGCATTGGAACAAAGGCACTCTGGACACTGGTTTGAGTAACAcgtttcattgttttcttcccatACACACAGTGGGACTTCAGCTGCCCCCACCCTGGCATCCCACACCTAACAGAAACGTCACCATGACTCAAGAGGTGCTGAGAGCTGTAAAGCCACAAAGAGACCTTGTGCTAAGATTGAAAGAAACTGATGTTATCTCCTTGGTCTACAAGGGACAGCATGTGCTGTCAACACCCCCACCACTGCCACATCTGCCTTTCCAACAGGCATAAGAGCATAAATTCAAACGAGGTCCTGGAGAGTAGCCAGAAGAGCCCAAGCCAGAGACCTCCTCTCAACTGGACAGCTTGTCTCAGTTGCTAGCTCAGAGGGCTCAAGAAACAGCAGGTTCCCATAAGCTATTTAATAGGCATTGCTGGTGCAGGAAAGAGTACTTCATCCCTGATGAAGAGGACAGCCTTGCAGACAAAGCCCAGATCGAGGTCCTGGTCTGCTCCAAGCCTCTTTTTGGTCTTTGGGTAGGTCCCATACAGCCGCTCCCTCTGGAACTGCCTGTTGGTTCCACCATCTTAGCCCTACAGTAAAGTCCCTGTTTAGgacaaaagaacaaacagatgCTTCAAAAAACCTTACCCACAAGCTGAGCAGTGGATAAGATGGCCTGCCTGAGAAATACCTCCATCACTAGGCTGCAAGGTCATGAGTCTCTGTGACTCCTGTGCTGGTGGTGGTATGTAatgttttgttggtggtggggttttttgttgtatttttttttcaagcagacTGGCTCACCAGATTGGCTCCCTTCTACTGTGGAGAAAGATAAATCATGTTTCTTAGTAGAAACTGGCTTACATGCACAGGTTATGCTCTGTGGCTCAGCTGTTACTGACATgtagctgtggaaaaaaaagctgcaggtGACAAAAAGCTTGAGCTTTGCAGAAAATTAGTACAAGCTTTGAGTGCAAGTTTGCGTGCACGTCTGCTGCCTACACACACAGGCAACTCCAAGGACCACCTCCTGGAGTGGCAGGTCTTTGCATCTACAGCAGCACAACAACTTGTACAAGCTGAGGATTTCTTCCTCTTGTATTTCAGGAACTGAAAGATATCACCATCTGTATTTCCctaaaacaaaaacctgaagaTACCATCAAAACTGCTGGGAGATGGAGGGGAAGTAAGCTTATGTCTTGGCATGTCAACAAAGAGCAGTAGGGTTCTGCCAGTCAGCGATCGATATTTTATCAAAGTTACACTATCCTCTGAGCAACATGGTCTAGGTTTATAGCTAGATTCAAAGCAGGCCTTGCTTTGAGGTAGGCGTAGGGCCAGAAACTTCCTAAATGCTTACAATATCCCAGCTTCCCTTAGGCAATCTGAGCCCTGCAAGCATTTCTAGCATATCTATTGCTTCATCCCATTGGGTTGCTTTGCTATTTCAAACATCTaaaggaaaattactttttaaatggaGACGAGCAGTCTTCCTGAAGCAcatttagtggttggcaaccctgcctgcagcagtggggttggaactagatgatctatGAAGTCCTTTCTGACCCATACCATtctgtaatgattctatgaagtgcaTGGGACAAGTAAGAAGGCTTAGGATTGATTCAGAGGACTGAATAGCTACCCACTATTTCATCCACTGCATGTGTTTTACGATCGCATTTTGTGTTTCTCCAGCTACGTATACACCACCACCTCATTCAACCATTAATCCTGGCTTCCCGGTCCCAGTGAACACCAACAATCCTGGCGTTCGCAAGGCAGCTCGCTTTGGGGTTTACCAATACAACAACAGTTCCAACGACctctttctgtttaaagaatGGCAAATAAACAAAGCTATGCTGCAGGTAAGAAGAGAACACACTTCAGTGGTCCTCCTTGCTACAGAGCACCTGAGACACAGGAGCCTTGATTCTCCTCAGGAGTGCTCTAAAAATGCCCAAACATAAGCAGCACATGTCCCTCAATCCCATTTAACTGCTCCACAGGAGGTACTCCAACCCCTCCCCATAAAACATATCTACAGCACCACACACAACTGACAGATGCAGCACCTGATCCCCAGCCAAAATTTCATTTCACCATACCTTTCCCTGACCCTACTTTAAAGGAGGAAACCACTTTCTCTAGATCGTCAGAGGTCTGAAATACATGCTCCATGTGGAAATTGGCCGCACAGTGTGTGAGAAGAGGGGGCACTCCAACCTGGACAACTGTCACTTCCAGAGCAAGAAAAAACTGCAGCAGGTATGTTCTACTTCCTCTGGGGGGGTAACACCGGAACCACAGGTGATTCTTGGCTGTCTCTAGCTGTGTTGTCACCTTCAAACCAGCTCTGTTATGTTCCCACAGATGTACAAGCCTCCTCTGTGCAGAGCCAGCTATGGGGAGGCAGGTTTATATGTATAAGCAGTACAGTACCTCCTGAATACAGGGTCAGCTCCTGACTAAGAAGAGCTGAATCAGATACAGTCATATTCCTGGACAGCAGAACCTGTGTAGAAACTGAGTAGAAGCTACATATAGAGATTTCCAGGGAGGGGAAAATCCTTACAGGGCAGTTCCCACTAATATATGGGCGCTTGACAAACAGCGCTTTCCCTAGGCTGGGGCAGAGCACAGAAGGATGCTATTCTCTCCTTCCACACCATGGTCCACAATGCTGGGAACACCAAGCAGGCAGCTGAACTTCATCACTCATTCACTTTCTATCTGCAGATGCTGAAATGCTATTTTGAGGTCTGGATGATTCCTTGGTTGCATAAAGCAGATGTCCCTGTTGCTCTCTGTCACTGACCCACCTTTCGTCACAAGAGCATGATTTGCAGAGGATTTACCACCCATGAGTTTTTCCTTGTCTGGACTTCAAGGTCAAAACTGAAGTGGGGAACAGCTGTACAGAATCACCACAAAGCCTTTCTCTCAAAGGTTGTTGGTTTCTCCTCCCACCTCTAAGGTAGATGCTCAAGATCTGAGTGACAAAGAAAGACTTGCCTTGACTGAATGTATTGCTATCCAATCATGTATCTCTTTTTCTAAAACTAAACAGCAGATGAGAACATGTTGTCATTTATTCACCAGAGAACGATTCACCCTTTTTGGCTGAGATTTCCAAGCAGTGCAAACAGGCCCAGGAAGGTCTGCTGGACTGCTTTGTTCTACGATGAATCTTCGTACAACTAGGATATAAAAAAGCCTAAATCTCAGAACACAGCTTCAACACAGTGGAAAGCTTTACAGTGGGACAGTATGCGTGAggatacacatacacacaaagtGTTAAGGGTCTGCAGTGCCACATAAAAGCTTAGATACATCTGCCAGGATTGCATAAGGCAGAATTCTTCTTCCCTCAAGACACAAGTATGGATAAGACTGTCTTAAGACACAACCACAACCCAGAAATGGCACAGTCTAAacagcatttctattttaatcaAAAGCTCTACTGTGAGAGAGCATCACTGCAAATGCTAAGAAAAGTAAACACAGTCACTTCCCAAAGCATATTTTTCCTGAGGTTAAACAATGTAGTTTCATTCAGGTTAATATTCAATATTCACTTTCTGGTTGACTACTTATATTCAGGTTTAACAGAATGATGGTCCTGTCTACAGGAGTGCCTACCTCTCTTTAAGCCTTCACTCTTCATGCAGATTACTGCTTACATCGTACTAAGGCTCTCATTTGGAAGGATTTGGTAACCATTAACTTAAAACGGCAACAAAGCCTGAGCCCACATTCATTCATACACTTACAAATGGTTAGGGCCCTAACCTAAGctataaagaacattttctttccataaacaCACTTTCTTTCAACAGCAGTTGCTTTTCTACCGCTCTATTGTACCTCCTATTAGCAGTGACATCCCACTTTCAGCCTTTATTATGACCATCTTGTCAAGAACAGCCTGTGACAAGCTCTAGGCCAAGGTAAAGGAACCCCTAAACCTGACAGATCTGTTAACAGCATAGCTGAGGTCTCTGCTTGCTTCCACAGCAAGCCTTTGCAGGCAGAGCAAGTCTCAAGCTCTGCTTCAGAAACTTGTGACAAGCAgaacaaagaatcacagaatgtcatgggttggaaaggacctgaAATCCcacccaaccccaacccccagccatgggcagggctgccacccaccagttcaggctgcccagggccccatccaacctggccttgagtgcctccagggatggggcctCCACAGATGACCCCTCAGCAGCTCAAATTGAATATCCAGTGCTGGAGATAGGTGTATTGTCACCTTTGGGAGACGAAGCCTCttaactaggaaaaaaaaagctctcagaAGAAACCTCTGGAAGGTCCATGGTTGGATGTGGTGCTACATTAATCCACCTACAAAGCCTCAATTGACAGCCTGATGCCAAAGACAATGAAGACACCCAACCACAGTTGTCCCAGCTGtccacaaagcagaaaaaaaaaagccacagcaaaGTTCTTAGAGGAAAGAGAAGCCAAGAGAAGTTCCTGTCTGAATCCTAAAGGGGTCACAATGGTCTCAgttcttcttccatttcagctGGGTGCTCCACATAGCAGCAATGCTCAGGCTTCCAGCCAAGCCTTGGCTCCAGCCAGCCCAGAGAACAGGAAAGACAGACATTTCTTCCTCCAGCCAACAGGACAGCTTGATGCTCAGAAACATCAGCCTTTCCACATGCCACAGCAAGGGCGGGAAGGTGGCACACAATCAGCATAGGTCTGTGTATAAATTCCAGCCAACACAGAACAGTAAGCACAAAACAGAACGGTCTCCCTTGAATGACCTTGCAAGCTCCTGGCAAACAGGTCATCTCCTAGTATTACTGCTGAATTAATTCcccatttgttaaaaataagagtTAAGCCAGACACCTGGCATCACACAGGTCAACAACCTCAGCATGCTCGTGCTGCTATCTTAAGGAAAATGCAGCAagattttcagacatttctaTCCAAACACGCTTGTTTGGAAGCAAAGTACAGCTACACGTTTTACATAAAGCTATTAGCAGCATTTCCTGCAACACAGTTGAGCTCACTGCAACCAACTCAGAGGAAAAGCTTCAAAGAAAGACAAATCAGCCTTATAATTTACAGCTGCAGCAAAGTATTAACTGTGTCATTACAATAAGCAAGGTTTGCTGGAATAGAATCATACATCATCTCCAGGTAGATAACAATCATCATGAGCACCTATGAAAGGAGGAGAGCAAACGTCAGATGAGCTCTTAGTACAATCCTGAGCACTTCGCTAGGGAAAGATTTTAGCAACAAAGCAGTCTTGAGTCAAGAGGCCACTACTAGCACTGACCAGAGATAGTTTCTGCACTTCTTAGAAAGCTGCACTCTTTTTCCTGAGACTCAAAACCTTGTCCTAACAAGATCTTTGGACACTGCTTTAAAGTGCTCTTGCTTCTAGAGGAGTGCAAGCCTCAGCGCTGCAAAGGTGTCATGTTCCTACACTGATATTATCAAGCACACCACCAACTCACACTTACGTGAAAGCAAAATGAGCTTGTAAAAGCAGTCTTCTTGTTAACACCAAAATGGGTTTATGCCTGTTTATTACATAGGCGTTTTAACGCTAGTGCATTACCCTGGGAGGCCTGCATTTGAGGAACTACCAGCAATTAAAAGCAACTGAGCTTccatgaaaatgctgtttttaagaaCCACTCATGCTGATGTGAGGAAAAAGCTGTGTGTCAGTCAACCTGTTTCACCTGAGCACCTCTGCAGCTAGAGAGAACAGATCACCCCACTCCTGCTTATCCAGGATGGACTACCAAGATACTGCACCGCACCAGGAATGGGAGCCAGCACTACCCGTGCTCAGGAAAGGCATTCTTTTGGGTTTCTGAAGACTCTGGGTTTCTTTGGACTGGAGCTATGCAGATTCCGTGTTCAGAATGTTCAAGAAATATGAACTGTTCATATGACCCCCCGAGTCTGTTGTACTTGCTGCAGAGTTAAGAGAGAGCAAAAAAGATAGAAGAACCTTCTGGTGAGACCACAGTACTAAGTCTCTAACAGAGGaggtgaaagaagagaaaggataaACACAGAAAGCCTCTCAAGacacttttcttctgtcttaatCTTCTTGAGAATTAGCAGCATgacctgttttctttcccacttaACAGCTTTGGGAATACAGTCTTAGAGAAGTAATCCCACACAAGCTATTACATTTGGCATGCCTAAACATCTGAGGTCTACTTCTCTATGAAAGACAGCATTAAATTACTCAGCAAGATActtttgcaaatgaaacacTAGAGGTAGCTCTGCAATTACAGGCAAAGCTGCGCTCTCTTCAAGGCTACCAATGCACTAATGAAGCAAGACGCACAGAGAACTTGCATTTGCACCCCATTTTAAGATCAAATCAAGTTCAGTTTTCAAATCCCATGAGAAATAGCTATGTGGGCTGGCAGAGCAATACTAGCCAGCTACTGCTAATTTAGCCAGCcctttttccaggaaaacatgTTGCAAAAGCGTCCCATTCCCAACCTTTCTCCAGAGTTCCTGTAGTACAAGTCTGGCAGGCGGGTGGTGCTTCTCAGCCTTTGAAACTTACCATAGAATCACTCAGTCTCAGCGCACAGATAATTAAGGTAGGGCTTAGCTGGAACAAAGGTCAGAACC
The sequence above is drawn from the Numida meleagris isolate 19003 breed g44 Domestic line chromosome 3, NumMel1.0, whole genome shotgun sequence genome and encodes:
- the CST7 gene encoding cystatin-F, which produces MAANLTRSFVVLCWLALWGLTCTCDATYTPPPHSTINPGFPVPVNTNNPGVRKAARFGVYQYNNSSNDLFLFKEWQINKAMLQIVRGLKYMLHVEIGRTVCEKRGHSNLDNCHFQSKKKLQQMLKCYFEVWMIPWLHKADVPVALCH